The Candidatus Alcyoniella australis sequence AAGTACTTTGTTTTTCAATTCGTGATCCGATTCCGTAAGCCGGTGGGCGTTATACCCAATGTCCTGTGACGTTGGCGTCGGAGCTGGGCTGGTATTTGCCGGCCTTGAAATCCTCGATCGCTTGCCGTACGGTTCCGGTCGCGCCAGAATAGATCTTGATTCCGGCGCTGCTGAGCACGGCGAAGGCCTTGGGTCCGCAGTTGCCGGTGAGCACGGCCTCGGCGCCCGAGGTGACCACGGACTGTCCGGCCTGGACCCCGGCTCCCTGCATCGCATGCAGGTTTTGCTCGTTGCCCAGCACCTTGTGCTCGCCGCTGTCAGTATCATACAGGATCATGCAGCGGGCACGGCCAAAGCGCGGGTCTACTTCGGAGTCAAGGCTTTCGCCGACGGATGTTATCAATAGTTTCATCGTTTGTCCTTTCCGGATCGTTCTCGATTATTTTTCACAACAGCGCTTGGGCTGATCGCAGGGTTCGCCGCGTCCGCAGCACGCGCTGTTGTCCGATGAGTGGCCTTGGCCGTTGATTGCGAACCCGCCGGGCGCGCTGAGTTGCTTCGCGGCCTCGCCCTCACAAAACGGGCAGACCGGCGCGGGCTCGTCAGCGTTTTGCAGCCGTTCGAACTGCACGCCGCATTCAAGACAGATGTATTCGTAGATCGGCACGGCTACTCCTTGTGCAGCAAGCGCATGGTCTCGTTGTAAACCGCGCGCAGCACTTCGAGGGTCGCTGATTCGCCGAGCTCGGGCAGTGTGCGCGCCGCGAGCTGCGCGCGGGTGATTGCGCTGTCAAAGGGCACGCGGCCGACAACTGTGGCCCCGAGCTGCACGGCGCGTTCCTCGATTTGCTCACACATTCTTTCGTCGATGTCGTAACGGTTGACACAGATCGCACTGGGCAGCTTGAAGTGCGCGGCGAGCTGCAGCACGCGTTCCAAATCGTGCAGGCCCGAGGGCGAGGGCTCGCTGATAATCAGCAGCATATTCGCGCCGCTGAGCGAGGCGATCACCGGGCAGCCGATGCCCGGCGGGCCGTCAACGAGCAGCGTCTCGATTCCGCGCTGGGCGCAGACCTCCACCGCGCGTGCCTTGACCTGGGACACGAGCTTGCCCGA is a genomic window containing:
- a CDS encoding NifB/NifX family molybdenum-iron cluster-binding protein, producing MKLLITSVGESLDSEVDPRFGRARCMILYDTDSGEHKVLGNEQNLHAMQGAGVQAGQSVVTSGAEAVLTGNCGPKAFAVLSSAGIKIYSGATGTVRQAIEDFKAGKYQPSSDANVTGHWV
- a CDS encoding zinc ribbon domain-containing protein, which produces MPIYEYICLECGVQFERLQNADEPAPVCPFCEGEAAKQLSAPGGFAINGQGHSSDNSACCGRGEPCDQPKRCCEK
- a CDS encoding ATP-binding protein, whose protein sequence is MKQLVVLSGKGGTGKTSIVGAFAALADNVALADCDVDAADLHLILDPQVALEHEFLGGLSASNDLEQCSECGRCLELCRFEAISPQFVIDQLACEGCGACADHCPVTSISLTHEIAGRWFESETRFGPLIHARLGIAQENSGKLVSQVKARAVEVCAQRGIETLLVDGPPGIGCPVIASLSGANMLLIISEPSPSGLHDLERVLQLAAHFKLPSAICVNRYDIDERMCEQIEERAVQLGATVVGRVPFDSAITRAQLAARTLPELGESATLEVLRAVYNETMRLLHKE